The following are encoded together in the bacterium genome:
- the amrS gene encoding AmmeMemoRadiSam system radical SAM enzyme produces MKQALYYEKLEENNKVKCLLCPKMCIIGQGKVGFCRVRINLEGTLYSKIYEECSAIAMDPIEKKPLYHFYPGSEILSLGTVGCNFACDFCQNWHISQNIDAKTQKLSPHQAVILAKEEKSSGISYTYTEPFIWFEYVLETAKLAKEQELTNVLVTNGSVNPEPLLELLPYIDALNIDIKSFEPKFYTKYSKGELSPVLNTAKLSREKGKLVEVTNLIIPTLNDNEEILQELVNWIANELGDDTPTHFSKYYPQYKMTLPPTPVSTLKKAYEIAILKLKYVYLGNIWDIDTNTTFCPNCKKKLIIREGYSLTEYKIKNGKCEYCQEVIYGVGL; encoded by the coding sequence ATGAAACAAGCTTTATACTACGAAAAATTAGAGGAGAATAACAAGGTTAAATGCCTTTTATGTCCCAAAATGTGCATTATTGGGCAAGGCAAGGTAGGTTTTTGTCGGGTCAGGATAAATCTTGAGGGCACGCTTTATTCTAAAATCTACGAAGAATGCTCTGCAATTGCAATGGACCCGATTGAAAAAAAACCACTCTACCATTTTTATCCAGGCAGTGAAATCCTTTCATTAGGCACAGTTGGATGTAATTTTGCCTGTGATTTTTGCCAGAATTGGCATATCTCACAAAACATAGATGCAAAAACTCAAAAACTTAGCCCTCACCAGGCAGTTATACTGGCAAAAGAAGAAAAGTCCAGTGGCATTTCCTATACCTATACTGAACCATTCATCTGGTTCGAATATGTCTTAGAAACAGCTAAATTAGCTAAAGAACAGGAATTAACCAATGTTCTGGTCACTAACGGCTCTGTTAATCCTGAACCGTTGTTAGAATTATTACCTTATATTGATGCCCTTAATATTGATATAAAATCTTTTGAACCAAAGTTTTATACGAAATATTCCAAAGGAGAACTATCCCCTGTTCTAAATACCGCTAAATTATCGAGAGAAAAAGGTAAATTGGTCGAAGTCACCAACTTGATTATTCCTACTTTAAATGATAACGAAGAAATATTACAGGAATTAGTGAACTGGATAGCAAATGAATTAGGGGATGATACGCCGACTCATTTTTCAAAATATTACCCACAATATAAAATGACTCTTCCGCCTACACCAGTATCAACCCTGAAAAAGGCTTACGAGATTGCTATTTTAAAATTAAAATATGTCTATCTGGGAAATATCTGGGATATAGATACAAACACTACCTTTTGTCCTAATTGTAAGAAAAAACTGATTATTCGAGAGGGATATTCATTGACCGAGTATAAGATAAAAAATGGTAAATGTGAATATTGTCAGGAGGTGATTTATGGCGTGGGATTGTAA
- a CDS encoding DUF6804 family protein — protein sequence MKRIWIPQVISSAMLLWALNPENPYGYYILLRWVCCAIFAYLAIQSLAQEKQGVVWVLGVTAVIYNPIIRVHLTREIWSVVNVATIVVAMVSIFVLKVKHARKDSANKTDVDNSQSQ from the coding sequence ATGAAACGAATCTGGATACCCCAAGTCATTTCAAGCGCAATGCTGCTGTGGGCGCTCAACCCAGAGAACCCCTACGGATACTACATCCTTCTGCGGTGGGTGTGTTGTGCCATCTTTGCTTACCTCGCCATTCAGTCACTTGCCCAAGAGAAGCAAGGTGTGGTGTGGGTTCTTGGCGTTACTGCGGTGATATATAACCCAATCATCCGAGTTCACCTCACAAGGGAAATATGGTCAGTTGTCAATGTTGCCACAATCGTAGTGGCGATGGTATCTATTTTCGTTCTGAAAGTGAAGCATGCAAGGAAAGATTCGGCAAACAAGACGGATGTAGACAACTCGCAATCGCAATAA
- a CDS encoding nucleotidyltransferase family protein — MDKKEVTHLIRKYYNVLATEYGVSKIGIFGSVVTGTLTKDSDLDIVVEFKQPIGFKFIRFVEYLENLFGKKVDVLTKEGIKNIRGG, encoded by the coding sequence ATGGATAAAAAAGAAGTGACACATTTAATAAGGAAATATTATAATGTTTTAGCGACTGAATATGGTGTTTCCAAAATCGGTATTTTTGGCTCAGTGGTAACTGGGACTCTGACAAAGGATAGTGATTTAGATATAGTTGTTGAATTCAAGCAACCAATAGGGTTCAAATTTATTAGATTTGTGGAATATCTTGAAAACTTATTTGGAAAAAAGGTTGATGTACTAACGAAAGAAGGCATTAAAAATATACGAGGAGGATGA
- a CDS encoding glycosyltransferase family 39 protein, which translates to MKKKSKKKKEHPSKNYRKPSSFPLSISKDKIILICLLVAAIILRLIYLFQVKSNDPNFLHFEGTDAGSYDGLARLLLNGELPKSPYSFNPLYYYFLALVYLIVGTEPFRAVIFQIFVGCGSYFLVYLVGTRIFNQTVGLIALLLCTFYGIFMVYETTILTPVLDTFTLFLSSFLLLKSVEKNSIKWYLITGIVIGLSALSRATTLFVLPFLLLWVLVVFGLKKRFLIASFFILLGTALAISPVTIRNYIYSGKFILLTQSGPVTFWAGNNEDSEGIYYIPPYADNLKGKDDEGFWMRDAVRFIKEKPHKYLWLLYKKWTIFWSGYEIPDNDIVYSRFEKSVPLLKLMLQFGLVASLGIMGICLSLRRLNKNILLLVLVMIGYMSAILLFFVMARFRVPFVPYLIIFSGYTLYFWYHHIQQKKYKPVIISFIIFCLIYSLVNFNTFLGWTYPLTHPDGFCIEKRYGYVIRDNSGDWHGDKTGILDSPNKTIKKELVVNCDLSKVKTAGLGIYYSANDKGELLINVNGYDLPKISCAYITYGNFTRTASIDIKPSLLKNGKNTIIFKVTELANVQILIDNYYNFGRSYFSNDGVNFEKIKGEYLVQLELKEKLPGEM; encoded by the coding sequence ATGAAAAAAAAGTCTAAAAAGAAAAAAGAACATCCGTCTAAAAATTACCGCAAGCCTTCATCTTTCCCACTCTCCATCTCGAAGGATAAAATTATTCTTATCTGTCTCCTTGTGGCGGCTATTATTTTAAGATTGATTTATCTTTTTCAGGTAAAGAGTAATGACCCAAATTTTTTACATTTTGAAGGCACAGATGCAGGTTCGTATGACGGATTAGCCAGACTGCTATTAAATGGTGAATTGCCTAAATCCCCTTATTCATTTAACCCTTTATATTATTATTTCTTAGCCCTGGTATATTTGATTGTTGGCACTGAGCCTTTTAGAGCAGTAATATTCCAGATATTTGTTGGTTGCGGGAGTTATTTCCTGGTGTATTTAGTGGGGACACGCATCTTTAATCAAACGGTTGGATTAATTGCCCTTTTGTTATGTACATTTTATGGTATCTTTATGGTCTATGAAACCACTATCCTGACACCGGTATTAGATACATTTACCCTGTTCTTGAGTTCATTTCTCCTTTTAAAGAGTGTGGAAAAGAATTCGATAAAATGGTATCTGATAACAGGAATCGTGATAGGCCTTTCTGCTTTATCAAGGGCAACAACACTTTTCGTCTTACCTTTTTTATTGTTATGGGTATTGGTTGTTTTTGGCTTAAAAAAGAGATTTTTAATCGCCTCTTTCTTTATTCTCTTAGGAACCGCACTTGCCATTTCGCCGGTGACTATCCGTAATTATATTTATAGTGGCAAATTTATCCTTTTAACTCAGTCAGGACCGGTAACCTTCTGGGCTGGGAATAATGAGGATTCAGAAGGGATATATTACATTCCGCCGTATGCGGATAATCTAAAGGGTAAAGATGATGAGGGCTTCTGGATGCGGGATGCGGTCAGGTTTATAAAAGAAAAACCCCATAAATACCTCTGGCTTTTATATAAAAAATGGACAATATTCTGGAGTGGATATGAGATTCCTGATAATGATATTGTTTATTCACGATTTGAAAAATCTGTCCCGCTATTAAAATTGATGTTACAATTCGGACTTGTTGCCTCACTGGGAATAATGGGAATTTGTCTGTCTCTACGGAGGTTAAATAAAAATATCTTGCTTTTAGTTTTAGTAATGATTGGATATATGAGTGCTATTTTGTTATTTTTTGTTATGGCAAGGTTTCGTGTGCCATTCGTTCCTTATTTGATTATTTTTTCTGGTTATACTCTTTATTTTTGGTATCATCATATTCAGCAGAAAAAATATAAACCAGTAATTATCTCTTTTATCATCTTTTGTCTCATTTACTCGCTGGTTAATTTTAATACCTTTTTAGGTTGGACATATCCGCTAACTCATCCAGATGGATTTTGTATTGAGAAACGATATGGATATGTCATTCGTGATAACAGCGGCGATTGGCATGGAGATAAAACAGGAATACTCGATTCTCCGAATAAGACTATTAAAAAGGAACTTGTGGTTAATTGCGATTTATCTAAGGTTAAAACCGCTGGATTAGGAATTTATTACTCGGCAAATGATAAAGGAGAGTTGCTAATAAATGTCAATGGCTATGACCTACCTAAAATTAGTTGTGCCTATATTACCTATGGTAATTTTACAAGAACGGCAAGTATTGACATAAAACCTTCCCTTTTAAAAAATGGCAAAAATACAATTATCTTTAAAGTAACTGAATTAGCCAATGTTCAAATATTGATTGATAATTATTATAATTTTGGTCGAAGTTATTTTTCAAACGACGGAGTTAACTTTGAGAAGATAAAAGGTGAGTATCTGGTTCAGTTAGAATTAAAAGAAAAACTTCCTGGTGAAATGTAA